The genomic interval TGCCCACCCCCTGTCCCCCCTCAGATGCTATATCAGGGGACAGACTCCCAGCTCCAACTTATCTTTTATCTGGTGATCGATTGAATCATCATTTTATCAACAACCGCGCCTCTTTGGAAACAAGAAAGTATCTTTGGACTTTTGGAGTGGACAGCTTCTGTGTGCAACATTGAGTGGTGCATAGTGAAGTGTCTTGGAACGCTGTGATTTCTTCCCTGAGAGATTTGGGAGACGGGCACCACCCTACAAAGAAAGAGCAGAAGTCATTCTTCATCTGCAAAAACAGAAATATTCCAGGCGTGCAAAAATGCCTCGGTCATTCCTTGTGAAGAAGTATTTCACCAACAAGAGGCCGAATTACAGCGAGTTGGAAAGCCAGAATGGTAAATTGTTTAAATCAAAACGTCTAATTCTGCACAAAGTTGTGAGCTATTTTTGTTAAAATGACTATGAGAACACATGTATATTTTAAACGAGGTTAGCCTAGATTTTAAGTGGTGTATCCTAACAGCAAGTGCACCCGAAGTGCACCTCATAACGGTTCGATATCATGAATTCACCTTGGTGAGCGCTCAACTAAAAAAATAGACCGTTTTCCGTTGATTCATCCTCATGAACCCGTTTAACAGTCGGGATCACGTCCCCTCCAGTGTTTTGGCGATCCGGTGTCAATAAGCTGCGGAAATAGCGCTgctgcaacctggactcaggagtagatgtaacatagtaaaagtaaatCCGGGATACTTAATGTATGTTACGTGGACgtcatcatccatttcgtatgtatgttacgaatttgctaaaTGTATGATAATGTAATGAATTCCATTTTTTTGTTACCAACATTAgcgttggctaacgttagctaggtggctaataatagctaggtttaaggttaggttaaagggttaggggaaaggttagctaacatgctaagtagttgcaaaataCTAAGTAGTTGCGTCCACCACAACCGACCAACCTActttcgtttttgccttaagtaaccttctgtcttataaGTAACCATACCAAACTTAACATATTATATTTATTTGAGTTTCCCTTATTTCCATTTACAATATTAAGTCTGGTCAATGAGATGAGATGTAGCTTAATTGGCCTATTTGGTGAGGAGCCAGAGAGGCAGACGGACAGTAATGGCTAGAGTGTGAATACGGTTGTGTCAACCTTGGCACCTAGTGTGTAACAAGGTGCACAAGACGCTTAACAGGAAAGGGTTCACATTTTCTATTGGTgcatttaagtgtgtgtgtgaaagagttgTGTCCCATCTCTTTGTGGCCTATGGTGCCTATGGTGAATTGGGATGTTTGCTAATCGAGTCATATGGTTGGAACAGGACTGCATGGAACACTTGAGTTTGACTGTAACAAGACACTGAGAAGGAAAACAAGTTACCTGTGTAATTAGATTTAACTGACTCTTTCTCACCATCTCCAGCTCTCTCTAAACATTTAAAacatctctcccacctctcccagcAGTCATCCCAGAGTGCTATCCTCTTGCTGAGCTCCCGATGAGGGGCAACAGCTCCGTGTTGACCTACTTCCCCACCGCCCTGCTCTTCAACATGGACGCCCTCCCAGcacctctctcccctgtgtcCCCTGTCTCCCTCACGGGTCCTCTGGACCTCAGCAGCTCCCCCTCCAGTAGCagtggggaggatgaggaggaggcagGGCGCACATCAGACCCCCCCAGCCCTGTACCCCCCCACCACATCTACCACTGCCTCCACTGCAGCAAGACCTATAGCAGCCCCTCAGGCCTCTCCAGGCACCAGCTCACCCACTGCCCCAGGGGCAGCGAGATCAGCTCCATACCCAGCGAGGCCTTGCCTCGACCAGCCTTCCACTGCAAAAACTGCCCAAAGGAGTACACCAGCCTGGGGGCTCTGAAGATGCACATCCGCTCACATACCCTGCCCTGTGTCTGCACCACCTGTGGAAAGGCCTTCTCCAGACCCTGGCTGCTCAGAGGACACATCCGCACGCACACTGGTGAGTCTTACCCTCTACATTCTTATGGCACTGGGATTGTTATAGGGGTCTTTACTACACTGTTGGATAGTTGTACACATTGTAATTACATAGTAATAACACTTATttatttcactatttttattgTTTCACTCACTTCTCTTggacctgcactgttggagcttaagaatgtcactgtaccctgcaattacatctgcgaccctgtgcatgtgactaataaacccCTTTTTCTGTGGGGGTCTGGTAGGTTGACATTTCCAGTT from Oncorhynchus tshawytscha isolate Ot180627B linkage group LG22, Otsh_v2.0, whole genome shotgun sequence carries:
- the snai1b gene encoding snail family zinc finger 1b isoform X1, with the translated sequence MPRSFLVKKYFTNKRPNYSELESQNAVIPECYPLAELPMRGNSSVLTYFPTALLFNMDALPAPLSPVSPVSLTGPLDLSSSPSSSSGEDEEEAGRTSDPPSPVPPHHIYHCLHCSKTYSSPSGLSRHQLTHCPRGSEISSIPSEALPRPAFHCKNCPKEYTSLGALKMHIRSHTLPCVCTTCGKAFSRPWLLRGHIRTHTGERPFSCQHCNRAFADRSNLRAHMQTHSEVKKYQCGSCSRTFSRMSLLHKHTASGCCPAS
- the snai1b gene encoding snail family zinc finger 1b isoform X2 codes for the protein MPRSFLVKKYFTNKRPNYSELESQNVIPECYPLAELPMRGNSSVLTYFPTALLFNMDALPAPLSPVSPVSLTGPLDLSSSPSSSSGEDEEEAGRTSDPPSPVPPHHIYHCLHCSKTYSSPSGLSRHQLTHCPRGSEISSIPSEALPRPAFHCKNCPKEYTSLGALKMHIRSHTLPCVCTTCGKAFSRPWLLRGHIRTHTGERPFSCQHCNRAFADRSNLRAHMQTHSEVKKYQCGSCSRTFSRMSLLHKHTASGCCPAS
- the snai1b gene encoding snail family zinc finger 1b isoform X3, translating into MRGNSSVLTYFPTALLFNMDALPAPLSPVSPVSLTGPLDLSSSPSSSSGEDEEEAGRTSDPPSPVPPHHIYHCLHCSKTYSSPSGLSRHQLTHCPRGSEISSIPSEALPRPAFHCKNCPKEYTSLGALKMHIRSHTLPCVCTTCGKAFSRPWLLRGHIRTHTGERPFSCQHCNRAFADRSNLRAHMQTHSEVKKYQCGSCSRTFSRMSLLHKHTASGCCPAS